TGGAtacagaaaatataaatactGCAAATCCCCCTCAAGGAAGTACAGTAGTTCAGAATATCACGAACTACCCTACTAAGATcattagagaaaataaaattaaacttCTTAAAGGATTAGCCCATACTGGAAAACTTGGAGAAAAGATTTCTCAAACATTCATTCCTACTGAACCAAAGTGGGGACAGTCGGTATCTGAAAGAGGAGTATATATTGATCTAGACCAGGttggaaacaaaagaaaggtCATAGACAATTGGGTGGCTAGCTTGAGATTAAAACAAGTCTTGGTGATATATGCACAATTTTGCGGAGATATAACGGGATATAGTGAGCAGCCAAAGGAAAGGGCTAAGGCAAACATTCAAAAATTAAGTATCTGCAACATGAGATACTTTGAGGAGTACACCAATGAGTTCCAGAATTACTATTGCACCATCAGAGACATAGATAATGAAGATCTGGTAAGAACCTATTACGAGAAACTACAAGAACCCTGGAACGATGTAGTAGCACAGTCTATAGAAGAAAATCCCTTATCATTTTTTACAGTCGGAGGGATTGCAGAGAAAGTTAGGGATCTCCTGAGAAGGCAATGCGTAGAGAACAGAAAATCCAAAACTGTGAAGAAACATGTGTCCCAAGATATTAGAGACTCCTACGTAGTAGGGATGTCACACggaaagaaaatacaaaacaaaagtTCTCTAACAACAAAgatggaaagaaaaaaaaaattcctcaaAAAAGAAGTAGAATTTCTGAAAAAGCTTCAAAAGAAGATCTGAAGATGGAAAGGGAAAATTTGATTCCAGAAAAAGATttttcaagaagaagaaaaccaacCCTGATTCTACAAGAGCTGTTAAGAAATGTCGATGTTGGTTGTGCAAAGCAGAATGACATTATACAAATGAGTGTCCAAAAAAGGATAAAAGAACATCAAGAGCTCTaattgaagaatatgaagaAGCGATTGAGTATGCAAACTTGAAATGATTTGAAATAATATATTCTAATGAAGAGAAT
This genomic interval from Argentina anserina chromosome 1, drPotAnse1.1, whole genome shotgun sequence contains the following:
- the LOC126801096 gene encoding uncharacterized protein LOC126801096 — translated: MDTENINTANPPQGSTVVQNITNYPTKIIRENKIKLLKGLAHTGKLGEKISQTFIPTEPKWGQSVSERGVYIDLDQVGNKRKVIDNWVASLRLKQVLVIYAQFCGDITGYSEQPKERAKANIQKLSICNMRYFEEYTNEFQNYYCTIRDIDNEDLVRTYYEKLQEPWNDVVAQSIEENPLSFFTVGGIAEKVRDLLRRQCVENRKSKTVKKHVSQDIRDSYVVGMSHGKKIQNKSSLTTKMERKKKFLKKEVEFLKKLQKKI